A region from the Motacilla alba alba isolate MOTALB_02 chromosome 10, Motacilla_alba_V1.0_pri, whole genome shotgun sequence genome encodes:
- the CLN6 gene encoding ceroid-lipofuscinosis neuronal protein 6, which translates to MQGAARRRPFPAAAPGSPPPAGPLYPGRHGAVKAEDTFKTSPFHLDLWFYFTLQNWVLDFGRPIAMIILPLEWFPLNKPSAGDYFHMAYNVITPFLLLKLIERSPKTLPRSMVYVSIITFVMGASIHLVGDSVNHRLIFSGYQHHLSVRENPIIRNLKPETLIDSFELLYYYDEYLGHSMWYIPFFLILFIYFTGCFTPAAEQSRMPLAALLLVGPSGLYYWYLVTEGQIFILYIFTFFAMMALVMHQRRKGLALDSNGLFLFLSFIITLLLIAAWVGWLWNDKILRKKYPGVIYIPEPWAFYTLHMNNLHAAKGAF; encoded by the exons atGCAgggcgcggcgcggcgccgGCCGTtcccggccgcggccccgggctcgcccccgcccgccgggccGCTCTACCCGGGCAG gCACGGGGCGGTGAAGGCCGAGGACACCTTCAAGACGTCCCCGTTCCACCTGGACCTGTGGTTCTACTTCACCCTGCAGAACTGGGTGCTGGATTTCGGGCGCCCCATCGCCATG ATCATCCTCCCTCTGGAGTGGTTTCCTCTGAACAAACCCAGCGCTGGAGATTATTTCCACATGGCTTACAACGTTATCacccccttcctgctgctgaag ctcatCGAGAGGTCCCCCAAGACCCTGCCCCGGTCCATGGTCTACGTCAGCATCATCACCTTCGTGATGGGCGCCAGCATCCACCTGGTGGGAGACTCGGTGAACCACCGGCTGATCTTCAGCGGGTACCAGCACCACCTGTCCGTCAGGGAGAACCCCATCATCAGGAACCTCAAACCCGAGACCCTG ATCGATTCCTTCGAGCTGCTCTACTACTACGACGAATATTTGGGGCACTCCATGTG GTACATCCCGTTTTTCCTGATCCTGTTCATTTATTTCACCGGCTGCTTCACGCCCGCGGCGGAGCAGAGCCGGAtgcccctggctgccctgctcctggtgggGCCCAGCGGCCTCTACTACTG GTACCTGGTGACGGAGGGCCAGATCTTCATCCTCTACATCTTCACCTTCTTCGCCATGATGGCCCTGGTGATGCACCAGAGGCGCAAGGGGCTGGCACTGGACAGCAACGggctcttcctcttcctctccttcatcATCACCCTGCTCCTCATCGCCGCCTGGGTGGGCTGGCTCTGGAATGACAAAATCCTGCGGAAAAAGTACCCCGGGGTGATTTACATCCCCGAGCCCTGGGCCTTCTACACCCTGCACATGAACAACCTGCACGCAGCCAAGGGCGCTTTCTGA